The following are encoded in a window of Kitasatospora fiedleri genomic DNA:
- a CDS encoding APC family permease, translating into MTLSSSAARASAPAEPPGPPGSSGPPDPSGRLAKGLIGTTDLVFFVVAAAAPLTVLAGIAPFAIGVGGASAPAAYLISGALLVLFAAGFTAMSRYVRNAGAFYAYVARGLGRTLGVVTAYVAVVSYNLITPGVAAAFGYFAAGHLEQRTGAHVPWWLLSGACVLVVGVLGWLKVTLSAKVLGVALVLEVLSLLLMEGGVLADRGTAALDPVSFDPSLLTQAGVAGMFVLVIGAFTGFEATAIYAEEARDPARTVPRATFVAIGFLAVFYALGTWIVMGAYGTDDAVARARADGGPDLTFRAAERFVGLWLSDTMHVLIIVSAFASALAFHNAAARYLYALGREGLLPRPLGRVSPRTGSPGTAVLVQSVFNALVIGLGAVLAVDPYLVVLLWSNSVGVLGVMAMQALAAVAVFAFFRTDRRGMSAFRVVWAPLLAAAGLAVLSVLALFNFDLLTGRTGLVNWLLLVPLPVVAAAGWLVARRIRRTDPERFARLTEVDVERD; encoded by the coding sequence ATGACACTCAGCTCCTCCGCCGCCCGGGCGTCCGCCCCGGCCGAGCCGCCCGGACCGCCCGGCTCCTCCGGCCCGCCCGACCCGTCCGGCCGGTTGGCCAAGGGCCTGATCGGCACCACCGACCTGGTGTTCTTCGTGGTCGCCGCCGCCGCGCCGCTGACCGTGCTGGCCGGGATCGCCCCGTTCGCGATCGGGGTGGGCGGGGCGTCCGCGCCGGCCGCGTACCTGATCTCGGGCGCGCTGCTGGTGCTGTTCGCCGCCGGGTTCACCGCGATGAGCCGGTACGTGCGCAACGCGGGCGCGTTCTACGCGTACGTGGCGCGCGGGCTGGGGCGCACCCTCGGCGTGGTCACCGCCTACGTGGCGGTGGTCAGCTACAACCTGATCACCCCGGGCGTGGCCGCCGCGTTCGGCTACTTCGCGGCCGGGCACCTCGAACAGCGGACCGGCGCGCACGTGCCGTGGTGGCTGCTGTCCGGGGCGTGCGTGCTGGTGGTCGGCGTGCTCGGCTGGCTGAAGGTCACGCTGTCGGCGAAGGTGCTGGGCGTGGCGCTGGTGCTGGAGGTGCTGTCGCTGCTGCTGATGGAGGGCGGGGTGCTGGCCGACCGGGGGACGGCCGCGCTCGACCCGGTCTCCTTCGACCCGTCGCTGCTCACCCAGGCCGGGGTGGCGGGCATGTTCGTGCTGGTGATCGGCGCCTTCACCGGCTTCGAGGCGACCGCGATCTACGCCGAGGAGGCCCGCGACCCGGCCCGCACCGTGCCGCGCGCCACCTTCGTCGCGATCGGCTTCCTGGCGGTCTTCTACGCCCTGGGCACCTGGATCGTGATGGGCGCGTACGGCACCGACGACGCGGTCGCCCGGGCCCGCGCGGACGGCGGCCCCGACCTGACCTTCCGGGCCGCCGAGCGCTTCGTCGGCCTCTGGCTGTCGGACACCATGCACGTGCTGATCATCGTCTCGGCGTTCGCCTCCGCGCTGGCCTTCCACAACGCCGCCGCCCGCTACCTGTACGCGCTGGGCCGCGAGGGCCTGCTGCCGCGCCCGCTCGGGCGGGTCTCGCCGCGGACCGGCTCGCCGGGGACGGCGGTGCTGGTGCAGTCGGTGTTCAACGCGCTGGTGATCGGGCTGGGCGCGGTGCTCGCGGTCGACCCGTACCTGGTGGTGCTGCTCTGGTCGAACAGCGTCGGCGTGCTCGGGGTCATGGCGATGCAGGCGCTGGCGGCGGTCGCGGTGTTCGCGTTCTTCCGCACCGACCGGCGCGGGATGTCCGCGTTCCGGGTGGTCTGGGCGCCGCTGCTGGCGGCGGCCGGGCTGGCCGTGCTCAGCGTGCTCGCGCTGTTCAACTTCGACCTGCTGACCGGGCGCACCGGGCTGGTCAACTGGCTGCTGCTGGTGCCGCTGCCGGTGGTCGCGGCGGCCGGCTGGCTGGTCGCCCGGCGAATCCGGCGCACCGACCCGGAGCGGTTCGCCCGGCTGACCGAGGTCGACGTCGAACGCGACTGA
- a CDS encoding amidohydrolase, with amino-acid sequence MTTLPPGPQLLLDATLPDGSRADLRIADGRIAALTPVPAGRERIEPGAGEAALDGALLLPALVDGHAHLDKTFLGAPWQPHRPTSTLRGQIAAERALRREVAGRTPVADRAEALARRMAALGTGFVRSHVDVDPDTGLDHLHAVLEARERVRELIDVQLVAFPQSGVVAEPGVARLLDAALREGAELIGGLDPFGFDRDADGQLDVVFDLAERHGAGVDIHLHDGGGAGAAQLRAIADRTAALGLGGKVAVSHAYCLGQLAGPELARTAGALAAAGVAVMTNGPARSMPPVKLLHELGVLVFAGSDNIRDAWWPYGTGDMLERTTVIGLQGELMTDQDLALAAEFATGHAARALGVAEYGIAAGRPANLVAVAAGSVPEAVAAHPERLLVLHRGRTVLDRLGGPSQ; translated from the coding sequence CCGGGCCGACCTGCGGATCGCGGACGGCCGGATCGCCGCGCTCACCCCCGTCCCGGCCGGGCGCGAGCGGATCGAGCCGGGGGCCGGCGAGGCCGCGCTGGACGGGGCGCTGCTGCTGCCCGCGCTGGTCGACGGGCACGCCCACCTGGACAAGACCTTCCTCGGCGCGCCCTGGCAGCCGCACCGCCCGACGTCCACCCTGCGCGGGCAGATCGCCGCCGAGCGGGCGCTGCGCCGCGAGGTGGCCGGGCGGACGCCGGTGGCCGACCGGGCGGAGGCACTGGCCCGCCGGATGGCCGCGCTCGGCACCGGCTTCGTCCGCTCGCACGTGGACGTCGACCCGGACACCGGGCTGGACCACCTGCACGCGGTGCTGGAGGCCCGCGAACGGGTCCGGGAGCTGATCGACGTGCAGCTGGTGGCGTTCCCGCAGAGCGGCGTGGTGGCCGAGCCCGGGGTGGCGCGGCTGCTGGACGCGGCGCTGCGGGAGGGCGCCGAACTGATCGGCGGGCTGGACCCGTTCGGCTTCGACCGGGACGCGGACGGCCAGCTGGACGTGGTGTTCGACCTGGCCGAGCGGCACGGCGCGGGCGTCGACATCCACCTGCACGACGGCGGCGGGGCCGGCGCGGCGCAGCTGCGGGCGATCGCCGACCGGACGGCGGCGCTGGGCCTGGGCGGGAAGGTCGCGGTCAGCCACGCGTACTGCCTGGGGCAGCTGGCCGGGCCCGAGCTGGCCCGGACCGCCGGGGCGCTGGCGGCGGCCGGGGTGGCGGTGATGACCAACGGCCCGGCCCGGAGCATGCCGCCGGTGAAGCTGCTGCACGAACTGGGCGTGCTGGTGTTCGCCGGCTCCGACAACATCCGCGACGCGTGGTGGCCGTACGGCACCGGCGACATGCTGGAGCGGACCACGGTCATCGGGCTCCAGGGCGAGCTGATGACCGATCAGGACCTCGCGCTGGCGGCGGAGTTCGCCACCGGCCACGCCGCCCGGGCGCTGGGCGTCGCGGAGTACGGGATCGCCGCCGGGCGGCCCGCGAACCTGGTGGCCGTCGCCGCGGGCTCGGTGCCCGAGGCCGTCGCCGCGCACCCCGAACGGCTGCTGGTGCTGCACCGCGGCCGCACCGTCCTGGACCGCCTCGGCGGCCCCTCGCAGTAG